The following coding sequences are from one Halomonas sp. HAL1 window:
- a CDS encoding GNAT family N-acetyltransferase: MPVTLHHVDQARWEADEQVRLDLMRIYEDAPQERMPTPTVEPFIEQHFKGQHFFACAHFNDRLLGAVAVQEGEDRAWWLSELCVRKTTRRRGVGSRLMALLGEQAKQEGRVLRIETSTLPLADRVLLSKLGYRPMTNPETPVPGMPATSDFVELDPQGKG, from the coding sequence ATGCCGGTGACACTGCACCACGTCGACCAGGCCCGTTGGGAAGCCGATGAGCAAGTGCGCCTTGATCTAATGCGCATTTATGAGGATGCGCCCCAAGAGCGCATGCCCACCCCAACGGTTGAGCCATTTATTGAACAACATTTTAAAGGTCAGCATTTTTTTGCCTGCGCCCATTTCAATGATCGGCTGCTGGGGGCTGTCGCCGTGCAAGAAGGCGAAGACCGGGCGTGGTGGCTGTCTGAGCTCTGTGTGCGTAAAACTACGCGCCGCCGTGGCGTCGGTTCGCGCTTAATGGCGCTGCTTGGCGAGCAAGCCAAACAGGAAGGTCGTGTGTTGCGGATAGAAACCTCCACCTTACCATTGGCTGACCGCGTGCTGCTTTCCAAATTAGGCTACCGGCCTATGACCAATCCAGAAACGCCGGTGCCGGGAATGCCCGCCACCAGCGATTTTGTTGAGTTAGACCCACAAGGGAAAGGGTAA
- a CDS encoding transposase: MSTDWKTEKIPKTEAWYYFCRREKPARRAFPIIWKLATNLPVATHADAVQKLIWYSRRWNIETFFKTLKTGCRIEDIRLATADRLANCIALCCVVSWRISWLTILRRQSSTTSPAAVFTDIERALLDRSMPSNRQGTRRDTAFYMTAVARLGGYLDRSSDPLPGSTVLWRGFIRLADLVAGFQAANPDASSTCG, translated from the coding sequence TTGTCCACCGATTGGAAAACAGAAAAAATACCCAAAACAGAAGCTTGGTATTATTTTTGCAGAAGAGAAAAACCCGCCCGAAGGGCGTTCCCTATAATCTGGAAGTTGGCCACTAACCTTCCCGTTGCCACTCACGCCGACGCAGTGCAAAAGCTTATTTGGTATTCACGGCGTTGGAATATCGAGACATTCTTCAAGACGCTGAAAACGGGTTGCCGCATTGAGGATATACGTCTCGCTACCGCAGATCGACTTGCCAACTGCATTGCGCTCTGCTGTGTCGTGTCCTGGCGAATATCATGGTTGACTATACTGCGGCGCCAATCCTCAACGACCTCTCCTGCAGCTGTTTTTACTGATATTGAAAGAGCTCTTCTCGACCGATCAATGCCGTCAAACAGACAAGGCACACGACGCGATACAGCTTTTTATATGACCGCTGTCGCTCGCCTGGGTGGTTATCTGGATCGCTCAAGTGATCCTCTCCCAGGATCCACCGTTCTATGGCGAGGCTTCATCCGCTTAGCAGATCTCGTTGCTGGATTCCAAGCTGCCAATCCAGATGCATCATCGACTTGTGGGTAA
- a CDS encoding oxidative damage protection protein, with product MSNTVFCRKYQKELEALPFPPLPGKQGQEIQATVSKPAWEAWQSLQTRLINEKHLNMLDPESRAYLMEQMQRFLDNQETDQAEGYVPPTQA from the coding sequence ATGAGTAACACGGTTTTTTGCCGCAAGTACCAGAAAGAGCTCGAAGCGCTGCCATTCCCGCCCTTGCCGGGCAAGCAAGGCCAGGAGATTCAGGCGACTGTTTCCAAGCCCGCCTGGGAAGCCTGGCAGTCGCTGCAAACTCGTTTGATCAATGAGAAACACCTCAACATGCTCGACCCTGAATCTCGTGCCTACCTTATGGAGCAGATGCAGCGCTTCCTGGACAACCAGGAAACCGACCAGGCCGAAGGGTATGTGCCGCCCACTCAGGCATAA
- the mnmH gene encoding tRNA 2-selenouridine(34) synthase MnmH, with amino-acid sequence MTLATRPAALSLIKEERPLIDVRAPVEFAQGALPGAVNLPLMIDDERRQVGIAYKQQGQAAAIELGERLVSGEVKQARIAAWQTYLAEHPDALIYCFRGGLRSQIAQQWLEDAGISRPRLEGGWKAMRQALCERIETAALQPMLVVAGLTGCAKTTLINQLDNGVDLEAYAHHKGSAFGRRPEEPATQINFEHALAKRLISLTEGLVIEDESRQIGSANIPLNFWRALQQAPRVLIEMPLGWRLAQIQQDYIIDLERAYAARFGAYQGWQLMQAQLSNALIRLGKRLGNARLQRLQRLQALAFNEHVHGNPQAHEAWLAPLLTEYYDPLYRYHLEKRRETAPPEIHVGDWDSCLAVARQWNR; translated from the coding sequence GTGACGTTAGCCACCCGACCTGCGGCATTAAGCCTAATCAAAGAAGAGCGGCCGCTAATAGACGTACGTGCCCCGGTCGAGTTTGCTCAGGGCGCACTGCCTGGTGCCGTCAATCTGCCGTTAATGATTGACGATGAGCGCCGTCAGGTGGGGATAGCCTATAAACAGCAGGGCCAAGCCGCGGCAATTGAGCTAGGCGAACGCTTGGTCAGCGGTGAGGTCAAGCAAGCTCGAATTGCAGCGTGGCAGACGTATTTAGCCGAGCATCCAGATGCATTGATTTACTGCTTTCGCGGTGGGCTGCGCTCACAAATTGCTCAGCAGTGGTTAGAAGATGCTGGCATCTCAAGACCTCGCTTGGAGGGTGGTTGGAAAGCCATGCGCCAAGCGCTATGTGAGCGTATTGAGACGGCCGCACTGCAGCCGATGCTGGTGGTCGCAGGGCTGACTGGGTGTGCAAAAACCACGCTGATTAATCAGCTCGATAACGGCGTCGACCTGGAAGCCTATGCACACCATAAAGGCTCTGCCTTCGGCCGCAGGCCCGAAGAGCCCGCCACCCAAATCAATTTTGAGCATGCGCTGGCCAAACGATTAATCAGCTTAACTGAAGGGCTGGTTATCGAAGACGAGTCCCGCCAAATTGGCAGTGCCAATATTCCCTTGAACTTCTGGCGAGCATTGCAGCAAGCACCCCGTGTACTTATTGAAATGCCGCTGGGTTGGCGCCTTGCTCAGATCCAACAGGATTATATTATCGATTTAGAGCGGGCTTATGCTGCTCGTTTCGGTGCCTATCAAGGCTGGCAGCTAATGCAGGCACAGCTGAGCAATGCGCTTATTCGTCTGGGCAAGCGTTTGGGTAATGCACGGCTGCAACGTTTACAGCGGCTTCAGGCACTGGCATTTAACGAACATGTCCACGGAAATCCCCAGGCCCATGAGGCTTGGCTCGCGCCACTGCTTACCGAGTATTACGACCCGCTTTATCGCTACCACCTGGAAAAACGGCGTGAGACGGCGCCGCCGGAAATACATGTCGGTGATTGGGATAGCTGCCTGGCGGTGGCCAGGCAGTGGAACAGATAA
- a CDS encoding type 1 glutamine amidotransferase, which translates to MHIHLLQHGPDHGPARLTDWLTSMGHSYTVFHLYTGELTPRPNESDALIVLDGPETQLSQPPSWFKAEDKLINRYLDGQKPLLGIGIGAHWIAQALGAVIAPGTYAEIGWHTVTLAPESSLDLPESFCAFMWHRYVFSLPDDAFSLGGSEAAPLQGFTWDRGRVVSLLCHLEATPASVNHLLSKAERPSASPAAARYVQDDAQILEDANRFIHLAPLLDRVMTQWLRTN; encoded by the coding sequence ATGCATATTCATCTGCTACAGCACGGCCCTGACCATGGCCCCGCCCGTTTAACCGACTGGCTTACCAGCATGGGTCATAGTTACACCGTTTTTCATCTCTATACTGGCGAGTTAACGCCCCGCCCAAACGAATCTGATGCATTGATTGTGCTTGATGGGCCTGAAACGCAACTCAGCCAACCGCCATCGTGGTTTAAAGCTGAAGATAAGCTGATTAACCGCTACCTGGATGGACAAAAACCGTTATTGGGGATTGGCATTGGCGCTCACTGGATAGCGCAAGCACTCGGCGCAGTGATAGCCCCCGGCACTTACGCCGAAATCGGGTGGCATACGGTCACCCTGGCACCGGAAAGCTCACTGGATTTGCCCGAGTCGTTTTGCGCCTTTATGTGGCATCGTTATGTCTTCAGCTTGCCCGATGATGCCTTTTCCCTGGGGGGCAGCGAAGCAGCACCGCTGCAGGGGTTTACCTGGGATAGAGGCCGCGTTGTCAGCCTGCTATGCCATTTGGAAGCCACGCCTGCCAGCGTTAACCACCTGTTGAGCAAGGCCGAGCGGCCTAGCGCCTCACCTGCCGCCGCCCGCTATGTTCAGGACGATGCGCAAATCCTTGAGGATGCCAATCGCTTTATTCATCTAGCACCGCTGCTTGACCGCGTGATGACCCAATGGTTAAGAACGAACTAA
- the hisB gene encoding imidazoleglycerol-phosphate dehydratase HisB, whose translation MSARIATVSRDTNETQIKVSVNLDGEGRLSCQTGVPFLDHMLDQVARHGMVDLDINATGDLHIDDHHTVEDLGITLGQAFFEAIGDKRGIYRYGHAYVPLDEALSRVVIDFSGRPGLYMNVEFTRDTIGSLDTQLFWEFFQGFVNHARVSLHIDNLKGFNAHHQAETIFKAFGRALRMAVAEDPRMAGQMPSTKGSL comes from the coding sequence ATGTCAGCGCGTATTGCCACGGTTAGCCGTGACACCAACGAAACCCAGATCAAGGTCAGCGTCAATCTCGACGGTGAAGGCCGTCTTAGCTGCCAAACCGGCGTTCCGTTTTTGGATCATATGCTTGATCAAGTTGCCCGCCATGGGATGGTCGATCTCGACATCAATGCCACTGGCGACCTGCATATTGACGACCACCATACCGTAGAAGACCTGGGTATTACGCTAGGCCAGGCTTTTTTTGAAGCCATTGGCGATAAGCGCGGCATTTACCGCTATGGTCACGCCTATGTACCCCTTGATGAAGCACTCTCTCGGGTGGTGATCGACTTTTCCGGCCGGCCGGGGCTTTACATGAATGTTGAGTTCACCCGAGATACCATCGGTAGCTTGGACACCCAGCTGTTCTGGGAGTTTTTCCAAGGCTTCGTCAATCACGCTCGCGTGTCGCTGCATATCGACAACCTCAAAGGCTTTAATGCTCACCATCAAGCGGAAACGATTTTTAAAGCCTTCGGCCGAGCGCTACGTATGGCCGTGGCGGAAGACCCCCGCATGGCAGGCCAAATGCCCTCCACCAAAGGGAGCTTGTAA
- the hisF gene encoding imidazole glycerol phosphate synthase subunit HisF, whose translation MSLTKRIIPCLDVDAGRVVKGVNFVGIRDAGDPVEIAQRYNQQGADEITFLDITASHEDRDTTVEMVERIAGEVFIPLTVGGGIRSCDDIRTMLNAGADKVSINTAAVTNPEFVREAAERFGSQCIVVAIDAKRVSKEGETPRWEIFTHGGRRPTGLDAVEWAKKMVEFGAGELLLTSMDRDGTKIGFDLGVTHAISEAVSVPVIASGGVGNLDHLVDGVLKGGADAVLAASIFHFGEYTIPEAKRYMAERGIEMRL comes from the coding sequence ATGAGTCTCACCAAACGCATTATCCCTTGCCTGGACGTAGACGCCGGGCGCGTGGTCAAAGGCGTTAATTTTGTCGGCATTCGCGATGCCGGTGACCCGGTAGAGATTGCCCAGCGCTATAATCAGCAGGGTGCCGACGAGATTACCTTTCTCGATATTACCGCTAGCCACGAAGACCGTGATACGACGGTAGAGATGGTCGAGCGCATCGCGGGCGAAGTGTTTATTCCACTGACCGTCGGCGGCGGCATTCGCAGCTGTGACGATATCCGCACCATGCTGAACGCCGGAGCGGATAAAGTCTCCATCAACACCGCCGCGGTCACCAACCCAGAGTTTGTGCGCGAAGCTGCTGAGCGTTTCGGTAGCCAGTGCATTGTGGTGGCGATCGATGCCAAGCGCGTCTCGAAAGAGGGCGAAACGCCGCGCTGGGAGATTTTCACCCACGGTGGCCGCCGCCCAACGGGCCTCGACGCCGTTGAGTGGGCGAAGAAGATGGTGGAGTTCGGAGCGGGCGAACTGCTGCTCACCAGCATGGATCGCGACGGCACCAAGATCGGCTTTGACCTGGGCGTGACCCATGCGATTTCTGAAGCGGTGAGCGTGCCGGTGATTGCCTCTGGCGGTGTAGGCAACCTGGATCACTTGGTGGATGGCGTACTGAAAGGCGGTGCCGACGCGGTGCTGGCCGCCAGTATTTTCCACTTTGGCGAATACACTATCCCTGAAGCAAAGCGCTACATGGCCGAACGCGGTATCGAAATGCGGCTTTAG
- the hisA gene encoding 1-(5-phosphoribosyl)-5-[(5-phosphoribosylamino)methylideneamino]imidazole-4-carboxamide isomerase codes for MLVIPAIDLKDGQCVRLKQGRMEDATSYGDDPVAMAARWVEAGARRLHLVDLNGAFEGKPVNGDAVTAIARAYPNLPIQIGGGIRSAETIEHYLSAGVSYVIIGTKAVKEPDFVGEMCRAFPGHVIVGLDAKDGYVATDGWAEVSTIKATELAKRFANDGVSSIVYTDIARDGMMQGVNVEATAALAREGGLPVIASGGVTNLDDIKALCAVADSGILGAITGRAIYEGSLDVAEAQRLSDQLTGGDS; via the coding sequence ATGTTGGTAATTCCCGCTATTGATCTCAAAGACGGCCAGTGTGTCCGGTTGAAGCAGGGGCGCATGGAAGATGCGACCTCCTACGGCGATGATCCAGTGGCGATGGCCGCACGCTGGGTGGAAGCTGGCGCCCGCCGGCTTCACCTAGTCGATTTGAACGGTGCTTTTGAAGGCAAGCCGGTGAACGGTGACGCCGTGACCGCTATTGCCCGTGCCTACCCGAATCTGCCGATTCAAATTGGTGGCGGCATTCGCAGTGCGGAAACCATCGAGCACTATTTAAGTGCCGGTGTCTCCTACGTGATCATCGGTACCAAGGCAGTAAAAGAGCCCGACTTCGTTGGCGAAATGTGTCGCGCCTTTCCAGGCCATGTGATCGTTGGGCTTGATGCCAAAGATGGCTATGTCGCCACCGACGGCTGGGCAGAGGTCTCCACGATCAAAGCCACCGAACTAGCCAAGCGTTTTGCCAACGATGGTGTCTCTAGCATCGTCTACACCGACATTGCTCGCGACGGCATGATGCAAGGCGTTAACGTAGAGGCCACCGCCGCACTTGCCCGAGAAGGCGGCTTGCCGGTGATTGCGTCAGGTGGTGTGACCAACCTGGATGACATAAAAGCACTCTGCGCAGTTGCCGATAGCGGTATTTTAGGCGCGATTACGGGTCGGGCAATTTACGAAGGCAGCCTGGATGTCGCCGAAGCACAGCGATTAAGCGACCAACTAACGGGAGGCGATTCATGA
- a CDS encoding META domain-containing protein, whose product MNTYWKLVRLDGVPVIAQENFREAHMVLHQDASRLAGATGCNTLMGSYQVENEHIAFNQVATTKRACPAPQMETECNFLAALKQATAWRVEGARLVLSGDNNEPLASFEAVHLY is encoded by the coding sequence ATCAATACGTATTGGAAGCTGGTGAGGCTTGATGGCGTGCCGGTCATCGCCCAAGAGAACTTTCGAGAAGCCCACATGGTGCTGCACCAAGATGCTTCGCGCTTAGCAGGTGCCACCGGCTGTAATACGCTAATGGGCAGCTATCAAGTAGAGAACGAACACATTGCGTTCAACCAAGTCGCCACCACCAAAAGAGCCTGCCCGGCGCCTCAAATGGAAACTGAATGCAATTTTCTAGCCGCCCTCAAACAGGCAACCGCATGGCGTGTGGAGGGCGCAAGGCTTGTACTATCGGGTGATAACAATGAACCGTTGGCTAGCTTTGAAGCGGTGCATCTTTATTAA
- a CDS encoding AsmA family protein codes for MKQLLRILLAAVGILAIVAVAAVVYVTTFLDPEDFKPRLTAVVEEQTGLNLALEGPITWSFYPRIGVSVEQARAWLPEQAEESAAFAAIDRAEVSVAFGPLLRGEIAVDGLTLDGMRLNLERDAQGEGNWEPLLERLSEHNDGSAETVLAPASAGPNADAGSLAVVLSIASVEVKNADIRFRDAQTEALWRMQQLNISGSNVNPVRAFPLKAMFTLTKHNRLDAEVLERTPDLSSEINLETRVRLGLADELFVLENMALTTRTTQGAESEPQQLSLKAAELVARMGEQQLSITEGVLEAGLRNADNWQGSLALALAFGLESDWQAQTAQLKNLQLTGPDGLKVSGHLNVEQLRDAPRYRGQLTAAPFTLRPWLARAGVTLTTAGEAALSDVAMTSPIEGDAEQLSLPSLSLVVDESTFTGELTAALDGSRLAFDLAGDQLDLDRYLPGAATAEQASRSLLRKAFAQDSSTLVPQSLLTRLSLEGDLSIDNLVLAGLTFNNPRLQLRGDDGIHRLTAFESGFYEGELSATGQVDATDTILEWALSPTINSVQMAPLIEAISEEEEPSPLRGRFNLSGGLTSQGNSREALISNLNGDLTARLNDGAILNTNISQQMCELVAQLEGEGTLREWHTDTRFERFDATFRISNGLVESDDLLITLPGIDVQGEGELNLTSMNFNTQANARLVDTADAACEVNPRLEQLPLPVRCEGHLGGERTEWCRFDRETFQAAVVDLLRNEAGERVNEELEERLGDTLDQLDERLGEGAGKELRDGLRGLFN; via the coding sequence ATGAAACAGCTATTACGTATTTTGCTGGCAGCGGTCGGTATTCTTGCCATCGTCGCCGTCGCCGCCGTGGTGTATGTCACCACTTTCCTGGATCCCGAAGATTTCAAACCTCGTTTAACGGCTGTCGTGGAAGAGCAAACCGGGCTCAATCTTGCGCTGGAAGGTCCCATCACGTGGTCATTCTACCCTCGTATCGGAGTGAGTGTAGAACAGGCCCGTGCTTGGCTGCCCGAGCAAGCTGAAGAGAGCGCCGCCTTCGCCGCCATTGATCGAGCCGAAGTCAGCGTGGCATTCGGTCCGCTACTGCGTGGCGAAATCGCTGTAGACGGGCTAACGCTGGACGGTATGCGCCTTAATTTAGAGCGCGACGCTCAAGGCGAAGGCAACTGGGAACCCTTGCTGGAGCGCCTCTCCGAACATAACGACGGCTCCGCTGAAACGGTGCTGGCGCCCGCCAGTGCAGGGCCTAATGCTGATGCGGGGAGTCTGGCAGTGGTGTTGAGTATCGCCAGCGTCGAAGTGAAGAATGCCGATATTCGTTTCCGCGATGCACAAACCGAAGCGCTGTGGCGTATGCAGCAACTCAATATTTCAGGCAGTAACGTCAACCCGGTGCGCGCCTTCCCGCTCAAGGCAATGTTTACGCTGACCAAGCATAACCGGCTGGATGCCGAGGTGCTGGAGCGCACCCCCGACCTGAGCAGCGAGATCAATCTCGAAACCCGCGTGCGGCTTGGCTTGGCAGACGAGCTTTTCGTGCTGGAAAATATGGCGCTCACCACGCGAACGACGCAAGGCGCAGAGAGCGAGCCACAACAGCTGAGCTTAAAAGCGGCTGAACTGGTCGCCCGCATGGGGGAGCAACAGCTTTCGATCACAGAAGGGGTGCTTGAAGCAGGCCTGCGCAACGCGGATAACTGGCAAGGTAGTCTGGCGCTGGCACTTGCCTTTGGCCTGGAGAGTGATTGGCAAGCACAAACGGCGCAGTTAAAAAACCTGCAGCTCACCGGGCCGGATGGCCTAAAAGTTAGTGGCCACCTCAATGTTGAGCAACTGCGCGATGCCCCACGCTATCGCGGCCAGTTAACCGCGGCCCCGTTTACGCTGCGCCCCTGGCTGGCTCGCGCTGGCGTTACGCTCACCACAGCGGGCGAGGCCGCACTTAGCGATGTGGCCATGACCAGCCCTATCGAAGGGGATGCTGAGCAACTCTCTTTGCCTAGCCTATCGTTGGTGGTTGATGAAAGCACCTTTACCGGCGAACTGACCGCCGCGTTGGATGGCTCGCGCCTAGCGTTCGATTTGGCCGGTGATCAATTGGATCTGGATCGCTATCTACCCGGTGCCGCAACCGCCGAGCAGGCTAGCCGTAGCCTGCTGCGTAAAGCCTTTGCCCAGGATTCCAGCACATTAGTGCCGCAATCGCTTCTCACTCGGCTGTCACTTGAGGGTGATTTAAGCATCGATAACCTCGTCTTGGCAGGATTAACGTTCAATAATCCTCGCTTACAGCTGCGTGGTGACGACGGCATCCACCGGCTAACGGCGTTTGAGTCGGGCTTCTACGAAGGCGAACTCAGCGCCACCGGTCAAGTCGATGCCACGGACACTATTCTGGAATGGGCGCTTTCGCCAACCATAAACAGCGTTCAGATGGCACCGTTGATTGAAGCCATCAGCGAAGAAGAGGAGCCGTCACCACTGCGCGGTCGCTTTAATTTATCTGGCGGCCTTACGAGTCAAGGCAATAGCCGCGAAGCGCTCATCAGCAACCTTAATGGGGACCTGACGGCCCGCCTGAACGATGGGGCTATTTTAAATACCAACATTTCCCAGCAAATGTGCGAGCTGGTAGCCCAGTTAGAAGGCGAGGGCACGCTGCGCGAATGGCACACTGATACCCGCTTCGAGCGTTTCGATGCCACCTTCCGAATCAGCAACGGTTTAGTCGAGAGCGACGATCTACTGATTACTCTGCCCGGCATTGATGTTCAGGGGGAAGGCGAACTCAATCTTACCAGTATGAATTTCAACACCCAGGCGAATGCTCGCTTAGTAGACACCGCCGACGCGGCTTGTGAGGTGAACCCCCGTTTGGAACAACTGCCGCTGCCCGTTCGTTGTGAAGGGCATTTAGGCGGTGAGCGCACAGAGTGGTGCCGCTTTGACCGTGAAACATTCCAGGCGGCGGTCGTCGACCTGCTGCGCAACGAAGCCGGTGAGCGCGTCAATGAAGAGCTGGAGGAGCGTCTAGGCGATACATTGGATCAGTTGGATGAGCGTTTAGGAGAAGGCGCTGGGAAGGAGCTGCGTGACGGGCTGCGCGGCCTGTTTAACTGA
- a CDS encoding YjaG family protein, with product MVPKPQGFYLRLQELPLPAQQAFMAALCERLLPNYVLYEQTTGQGDSHTLRTVLSLVWERLNVPNASIDFARQAEKLAECEPSEEDDSFGARRALDAVVSVSALLDTLQGDSPEAVLDVSRTSRAGVRAFIELTEGEVDAQKLALIIRDHPLMADENDFQDAVLEMVSEPLDKAALKEVRELGRNGGISNLGLSLEDTGA from the coding sequence ATGGTGCCGAAACCTCAGGGCTTTTATTTACGGCTGCAAGAACTCCCACTACCGGCCCAGCAAGCCTTTATGGCGGCGCTGTGTGAGCGTTTGCTGCCTAACTATGTGTTATATGAGCAAACCACAGGACAAGGCGATAGCCATACGCTGCGTACCGTGCTGAGTTTGGTGTGGGAACGGCTTAATGTGCCCAATGCCAGTATCGACTTTGCTCGTCAAGCGGAGAAGCTCGCCGAGTGTGAGCCTTCTGAAGAAGATGACAGCTTTGGTGCCCGGCGTGCGCTGGATGCAGTGGTATCGGTCTCGGCGCTACTGGACACCCTACAAGGCGATTCCCCAGAGGCCGTGCTGGATGTTAGCCGCACATCCCGAGCGGGCGTGCGCGCCTTTATAGAGCTCACTGAAGGCGAAGTTGACGCACAAAAACTGGCGCTGATTATTCGCGACCATCCGCTGATGGCCGACGAAAACGACTTTCAGGATGCCGTATTGGAAATGGTCAGCGAACCGCTGGATAAAGCGGCACTAAAAGAGGTGCGTGAATTAGGGCGCAACGGTGGGATCAGTAATCTTGGCTTATCGCTAGAAGATACCGGGGCTTAA
- the mutY gene encoding A/G-specific adenine glycosylase: MADMPKPRLAADEFQQRLLAWFDRYGRHDLPWQSPRSAYRVWVSEIMLQQTQVTTVIPYFERFMARFPTLEALATAPQDEVLHLWTGLGYYARARNLHKAAQIALAEHDGELPTDSIDELVALPGIGRSTAGAVIAQSTGERAAILDGNVKRSLTRLHALPGWPGKPAVERQLWALAEYYTPAARLADYTQAIMDFGATLCKRSKPDCPSCPFNDVCLAYSRGEPQRYPESKPKKALPTRQTIMLMLRDPEGRVWLEKRPPSGLWGGLWGLPQFDKHSELNDWLEAHVVNPARERAAPSFHHTFSHFRLEITPQPVTCDRLGGVRESGVWYDINHPPALGLAAPVKALLSQLTPFTLNPTPGHA; encoded by the coding sequence ATGGCAGATATGCCCAAACCGCGGCTGGCGGCAGACGAATTTCAACAACGCCTACTGGCTTGGTTCGACCGTTATGGCCGTCACGACCTGCCGTGGCAGTCGCCGCGCAGTGCCTATCGCGTCTGGGTGTCGGAAATCATGCTGCAGCAGACCCAAGTCACCACCGTCATTCCTTACTTCGAGCGTTTTATGGCGCGCTTTCCCACCCTAGAGGCACTCGCTACTGCGCCGCAGGATGAAGTGCTGCACCTCTGGACAGGGCTTGGCTACTACGCCCGTGCGCGCAACTTGCATAAAGCCGCCCAAATTGCGTTGGCGGAGCATGATGGCGAACTGCCAACAGACAGTATTGACGAATTGGTGGCACTGCCCGGTATTGGCCGTTCCACAGCAGGCGCTGTCATTGCGCAAAGTACAGGGGAACGAGCCGCGATCCTGGATGGCAACGTAAAGCGCTCGCTCACCCGGCTGCATGCACTGCCCGGCTGGCCAGGTAAGCCTGCAGTTGAACGACAGCTTTGGGCGCTGGCCGAGTACTACACGCCAGCAGCACGGCTGGCGGATTACACCCAAGCGATCATGGATTTTGGCGCCACGCTATGCAAACGCAGCAAGCCGGATTGCCCAAGTTGCCCGTTTAACGATGTCTGTTTGGCCTATTCGCGCGGTGAGCCCCAGCGCTATCCGGAATCCAAACCGAAAAAGGCGCTGCCCACTCGGCAGACCATTATGCTGATGCTGCGGGATCCGGAAGGCCGGGTGTGGCTGGAAAAGCGCCCTCCTAGCGGTTTATGGGGTGGGTTATGGGGCCTGCCGCAGTTTGACAAGCACAGCGAGCTTAACGATTGGTTGGAAGCTCATGTCGTTAACCCCGCGCGCGAACGTGCGGCGCCCAGTTTTCACCATACGTTCAGCCATTTTCGCCTGGAAATTACCCCGCAGCCCGTGACCTGCGATAGGCTGGGTGGTGTACGCGAAAGTGGCGTATGGTACGACATCAACCATCCGCCCGCGCTGGGCTTGGCAGCCCCGGTTAAAGCGCTGCTCAGCCAGCTAACGCCATTTACCCTCAATCCCACCCCAGGCCACGCCTAA
- the hisH gene encoding imidazole glycerol phosphate synthase subunit HisH, with translation MTIAVIDYGMGNLHSVAKALEHVTHENVVITRDPRRILGATRLVLPGQGAIRDCVGELERTELRGLVEDILTRQAKPLLGICVGQQMLLERSEENGGVECLGFFKGNVDRFPGDMRDAHEQRLKVPHMGWNVVEQHHDHPLWAGIDNREHFYFVHSYYVNADDDAQVFGTTQYGKVNAHVAIGRDSTFAVQFHPEKSSRAGLRLLENFVTWTP, from the coding sequence ATGACCATTGCTGTGATCGACTATGGAATGGGCAACCTGCATTCCGTGGCCAAGGCGCTGGAGCATGTGACGCATGAGAATGTAGTCATCACCCGCGACCCGCGGCGTATTCTTGGCGCGACGCGCCTGGTGCTACCTGGCCAAGGAGCTATTCGTGACTGCGTTGGCGAGCTTGAGCGCACCGAGTTACGCGGGCTAGTGGAGGATATTCTCACCCGTCAAGCCAAACCGCTGCTGGGTATCTGCGTGGGTCAGCAAATGTTACTGGAGCGCAGCGAAGAGAATGGTGGCGTTGAGTGCCTGGGCTTTTTTAAAGGCAACGTAGACCGTTTCCCTGGTGATATGCGCGACGCCCACGAGCAGCGTTTGAAAGTACCGCACATGGGCTGGAATGTGGTCGAGCAGCATCACGACCACCCACTGTGGGCAGGTATTGATAATCGTGAACACTTCTACTTCGTGCACAGCTATTACGTAAATGCGGATGACGACGCCCAGGTATTTGGTACGACCCAATACGGCAAGGTAAACGCCCATGTCGCGATTGGTCGAGATTCGACCTTCGCGGTGCAGTTTCACCCGGAAAAAAGCTCTCGCGCGGGCCTTCGCCTGCTTGAAAACTTTGTCACCTGGACGCCCTGA